From the genome of Diorhabda carinulata isolate Delta chromosome 2, icDioCari1.1, whole genome shotgun sequence:
tgctgcattaactagagtaaataaattagtaaatttcccatttatcgagtagtcatgaaaggggttgctgtggatcattaacagaaccgaaaaaaaaatttttgtcctATTGTCGCCTACCGTTCCCCACATATTTCTTTCTTCAGCCACctcatttttttctgtttaccATTGAATTCTGGTTCTCCTATTGTTTATTAAACAAGTACTTTCCGCTGCTTTTGAATTGAGATTCTTGGGAAATCATCATTTTCCTCCACTTTCCAGTTTTTGTTACTCTCTTTCAGTCATCAATCAATATCTTCTATagtatttcacatttttgaacAATGTCTCTATCTGCCAAGATAGCATTGTAGTTAATTTCAATTCAAGTTGTGTACATCGAATATGTCAACTTATTGAGAacttttttcttgaataatttatgCGGTAACGAGACAGAAAGAACTTCTTAAGTATCGTTGGTCAAGGACAACTTACAAATTAAACTAAATTGttgttattaaattaattataaacaaaaaccaCCCGAGACTAACAGATAAATCGGCAAGTGATAACTGGTATTATATAACATAAACCGGTCTAACCACAGAATGTATGAAATATAGGTGTCAAAGACCTTTTTTCATAGTATGATGAACAATTTAATAATTACCTTTACTGATCCAATTTAAGTGAttaccaaataaaataaatgaacaacGAAATCCACATTGCTACGTAAAAATCGTTTACTCCAACAAGAATAGAATTATAATATTAAGGCATTCATCACCAGTGACGATCGATTTCAtcgatttgttaaaaaatataaatattttaaattggtttaaaaAGTGACTTTTTCTGCTTCAAAGAACGTATTCAATCATTATCGGTTGAATGACTAatgtttttaagaaatattgattgtaaACCGAAACAATCAGCTTTCAGTTACGTTGTATTATTCAACAACTGTAGTGGGAATACTTCATATAAATGCTTACCCAtccaatataaattaattttgttatactTACAGTCCCTAAGAAGAACAATATGCTTCTTTTTAGAAGCATTCCACTTGAGGTTAGTGAATATTTCAACCAGAAATAAATCCATCTAGTCATAAGTGTATATCAATTTCCAATTAACAAACGTGGTACGAGAAAGTGAGTGATATGTGTCTATTTTTCAGGTGTTCCTTTTACTGCTTTTACAGCATGCATGCGCTCAAGAGGAATATGGTTTAGACTCTTCAGAATACCATAGTGAAGATGATGGTGAAAGTCATGGGCATCCAgactattcaaaatattataatgtgGATGCACCCTCTCAACAGAGCATTCCGTTGGCAGGATTTGTTGGTTCTTCAGATTTTCCAAGCTTTTTTGCCCCACAGGCAGTAGGTTCGTATTGTATTTATACGTTGTTGTTGGTACAGGGTCtatttttctcttattattggaatattcaatatttatcgaTAAATAATGTGTATGTATACCATCAATTCATACACTTCAACTTTAACCTACCAGGTTCTTATATATGGGCATCAGATTCTAATTgaccaaatattaaaaaagtaatgTATCTAAAGCAGTTGACACAGTTTTCGCGTTGgttattatttcaatacaaGATTCTATGAAACAAACACACAATTTGTGTTTGTTCAAAAATCATCAAACTTCTTGATTAGTTTTCATTTTGTGATTCTCtttgatttaaataaactaCTGTCTATCAACTTAAAAACCTGATTCTTCATATTCACTTATGTGGCATGATCTATATTACTTGATCGACTCAGTCGTTATACCCGTAATGATTGTGCTTTTAAAGCTCGGTGAGGATAAGAAATTAAGTATTTGTAACACCTCGtttatggaaatttaaaaccaGATATTacatgattttttattgaaaatatcacttTTACTCAAAAGTATCCTAAATTagttaacaaattaattatacCAATTTCAGATTAGGTACAAATGATTAATACATTTCAGTTGTTTTTTATCTCAGCTTATACCTATAATTCTCAGACTATATTCCCTGTGTTAAAGCAATGCCAAGATCAGTTGGAGACATTCATAAATGGCCACAGTAAGGCCTTTTGAATTCATTCGTATGCTTGTGAGTCAAtccattatttctttctttctttctttaattgcaatgaaaaaatcAGACAGAGTCTTTGTTTTATCCACCGTTCACCTAATGAATGACAAATAAAGATTATGGAAAATGATGCAAATTCCGCATTGTAGTGGAATGTAATATTCTGTTATTCTATCAACTACCATGCAATTGGATATGTGAAAGACGTGAATCTATTACTATGAAATTGGAAGGCGCCcctaaaaattaaacaaaaataattgagtaCTCCTGTCCACATGTACCAAAACTCTATCAGTTATTTATAactattaaaatagaaaatgcaTTACGAAATAGATAGAGAGATAACAATAACAATAGATCTTCTGCTGTTCAGTTAAGGCcccaataaattcaatttttattaaatagtaatcgaattgaacaaattgtcattttctagtctttcatttttttgctttgaGATCTTCACACACTAAATGCTCTTGTTACAGAATATGCTGGAAGCAATAAGAAGCCTTTGACTTTGCCTCCAATCAACTTCGTTCCACAACAACAGCAGACTCAATCACTACCTATATTTTCTCAGACAAACCAAGCTACAAATTTCCCCGCGagagattattttgaagaaGCTCAGAACAAGCAGCTGCAACAAGAACAGCAGCAAATTAAAGAAGATTACATAAAACCAGGTCCAAATTATATATCTTACCAATTACCTCTACTCAGTGCAGCAACTGCTAATGCTGATGATGTAGAGAGAATTCCTCCTAGACCTAACCAACCCAAGAAAAGTAACAGCGATGAAtctgatattttcaaaaatgaagatGAGGAGGCTGAAAAAGAAATAGCTCAAAAAAATGATGCCTATTTAGGTAATTTGAATTCCAAACCTTTTGTGAATTACAATACAGGTAAATCAAGCTCAACTGTGTCTCAGTACCCATCAGCATCTGGTGTCGTTGATATTCCGAGTAGTCAACTATCACCATATCAGAAATATAGTTTTCAGCCCATCGTACAAGCATCTCGTGTTTTACCTAGCAAATATTATGATACTGGTGCACCGTTTAACCCTTCCTACCAGAAGAAAACGATAACTCAAGGTTCTCTTGAAGGTCAAGAAACGGAAGGCGTTCCTAGTCCTAGTCatttaaataatcataattgTCGAAAACTCTCTAGTTCATCGTTAGAGAATTGTTTTGAGTGTGTGAATGACGAAACTCAATCCAAATACACACAATGTTCTTATACTTCTGACAAAAAACCGTCGCAATATAATAACGGATTTTCGGAAAGATACTCTGCACCCTCAAGAGATGATCACTACAGATACAGGAGGTACACGGATAAAAAAGATGATCCTTATTATATCATAAGAAACAGATCTATTAAGGGATTCACAGGTATTCCTGACGACTACAGCGCTGGTTTCCAATATGAACCAGAGTCCTATGACGAAAGTAGCCCAGAATTAAGTTATTCGGAGAAACAGTCCGAAGAACTGAAAAAGAATCCTCAAAATTGCCAAAAAGTTGAGAAAGAAGGCTCGACCTGTACTGTTTGTAAAGATCCTGCAAGTGGTGCCAATTTTGAACAATGTTCATACACTTCAGCACCTTCTGAGAAAAAATATGCATATGTTAAGGAGAAGAAATATGACAGCAATGACGACCCCGAAGAAACTAAAACTATAACAAAAGTTGAGAATGCTCCTTCTTCAACAATTGCACCCAGTGAGACTAAGGTAGAACCACGAACGGCCACAAAACATACTGAGCCAATTGCGAAACAGGATCAAACAATACAACAAAAGTCTCCTAAAAAAAGGAATGATGATCCCTTATTGtacgaaaattataaaaaaaacagggACAGCAGCAGAGCACGTTACGAAAATGAGAAACTCAATCCTCCTTTAAACTTTGCCGATAGTATTGTGAAAGAATCTAGAGAGCAAAGAAAAGAATCCGAAAATGACCGGTCTTCCAAAGATTTTGATGAATaccatttcaaattatttccagAGCTAGCACTAGAAGAGTctaaaaatgaagaaactagAGAAGAGGAGGAAGGTGAAGCGGAGGAATATAGAATTCCTGAATCTACAAAACAAAACGTGGAAGAAGTTTTAGCTGAGTTCACAAAAAAAGATAGATCGAATTGCAAGAAATCTGAGAAAAATGGAATGACATGTTTCCTTTGCGTAGACAAAAATAAGCTCCAGCATGAAGAATGTATGTACGTACAAGAATCTCGACCTCAATCCACACATGTTGCTTATCATCAGTTAAAAggcataaaaaaaatagaaaatgatggaCAACCAAACGAGTCTCAGAATAAACCAATTCTAACAGAAgctgaaaaaaatcaattacttaaa
Proteins encoded in this window:
- the LOC130903881 gene encoding uncharacterized protein LOC130903881 codes for the protein MLLFRSIPLEVFLLLLLQHACAQEEYGLDSSEYHSEDDGESHGHPDYSKYYNVDAPSQQSIPLAGFVGSSDFPSFFAPQAVEYAGSNKKPLTLPPINFVPQQQQTQSLPIFSQTNQATNFPARDYFEEAQNKQLQQEQQQIKEDYIKPGPNYISYQLPLLSAATANADDVERIPPRPNQPKKSNSDESDIFKNEDEEAEKEIAQKNDAYLGNLNSKPFVNYNTGKSSSTVSQYPSASGVVDIPSSQLSPYQKYSFQPIVQASRVLPSKYYDTGAPFNPSYQKKTITQGSLEGQETEGVPSPSHLNNHNCRKLSSSSLENCFECVNDETQSKYTQCSYTSDKKPSQYNNGFSERYSAPSRDDHYRYRRYTDKKDDPYYIIRNRSIKGFTGIPDDYSAGFQYEPESYDESSPELSYSEKQSEELKKNPQNCQKVEKEGSTCTVCKDPASGANFEQCSYTSAPSEKKYAYVKEKKYDSNDDPEETKTITKVENAPSSTIAPSETKVEPRTATKHTEPIAKQDQTIQQKSPKKRNDDPLLYENYKKNRDSSRARYENEKLNPPLNFADSIVKESREQRKESENDRSSKDFDEYHFKLFPELALEESKNEETREEEEGEAEEYRIPESTKQNVEEVLAEFTKKDRSNCKKSEKNGMTCFLCVDKNKLQHEECMYVQESRPQSTHVAYHQLKGIKKIENDGQPNESQNKPILTEAEKNQLLKKETGPESLQTSASEGVEKKVPYKVKKNIYKKKRSAKKGKKKAAEPEPTIKTPAEFDVGNEEGAFSAETKPAFSKLHGVQLPKYMVEKSEYEKEFDAFSGAH